The Catenulispora sp. GP43 genome includes a region encoding these proteins:
- a CDS encoding acetyl-CoA carboxylase biotin carboxylase subunit family protein: protein MTDTATTPTLLIMTSLKMLIRHLRLVGYARELGVAPVMVATDGADTARLRALMKDTGHPLSALAGLRLVADASVESVLAEVGDLAGRRTVRGVISCGEYFVEPAAATAHLLGLPGSGWSAATISRNKLYQRLALPEFAPRWRAVPPGGRSHITAADLDWGGPLVLKPMSRMSSSGVCEIASAADLAELPALLAGYPATETLLIEERVAGPEFSVEALVADGEVLWSGITAKETNEGGGRFVETAHTLPAPGLSAESAAELERANTEVLRRLGFHSGVAHAEYRLSPRGVVLMEVALRIPGGGISILWGLATGSSLEERIVDIALGRPVEYPRPVRRARHVFVEHPPGRLVDVISKDAPVSWTVRDARWPLLEPSPPAAPARCRAVLVGKVPGDGLAAFVDGDARAVSVLADAPLDADIADIAGEADRVRAGIEVVVD from the coding sequence ATGACCGACACCGCCACCACGCCGACCCTGCTGATCATGACGTCGCTCAAAATGCTGATCCGCCATCTCCGCCTGGTCGGCTACGCGCGCGAGCTGGGCGTAGCCCCCGTGATGGTCGCCACCGACGGCGCGGACACCGCGCGTCTGCGAGCCCTGATGAAGGACACCGGGCACCCGCTGTCCGCTCTGGCCGGCCTCCGGCTGGTCGCCGACGCCTCGGTGGAATCGGTCCTGGCCGAGGTGGGCGACCTCGCCGGCCGCCGCACTGTGCGGGGCGTGATCTCCTGCGGGGAGTACTTCGTCGAGCCCGCCGCCGCGACGGCCCACCTGCTCGGCCTGCCCGGCTCCGGCTGGAGCGCCGCGACGATCAGTCGGAACAAGCTCTACCAACGCCTCGCGCTGCCCGAGTTCGCACCGCGGTGGCGGGCGGTCCCGCCGGGCGGGCGTTCCCACATCACCGCCGCGGACCTGGACTGGGGCGGCCCGCTGGTCCTGAAGCCGATGTCCCGGATGAGCAGTTCCGGGGTGTGCGAGATCGCCTCGGCGGCCGACCTGGCCGAACTGCCCGCTCTGCTCGCCGGCTATCCGGCCACTGAGACCCTGCTGATCGAGGAGCGCGTCGCCGGCCCGGAGTTCTCGGTGGAGGCCCTCGTCGCCGACGGCGAGGTGCTGTGGTCGGGGATCACGGCCAAGGAGACGAACGAGGGCGGCGGCCGGTTCGTCGAGACCGCCCACACCCTGCCCGCGCCCGGCCTGTCCGCGGAGAGTGCCGCGGAGCTGGAACGGGCGAACACCGAAGTGCTGCGGCGACTGGGATTCCACAGCGGCGTCGCGCACGCCGAATACCGGCTCTCGCCCCGGGGCGTGGTCCTGATGGAGGTGGCTCTGCGGATCCCCGGCGGGGGGATCAGCATCCTGTGGGGCCTGGCCACGGGCAGTTCCCTGGAAGAGCGCATCGTCGACATCGCGCTCGGCCGCCCGGTCGAGTACCCGCGGCCGGTCCGGCGCGCCCGGCACGTCTTCGTCGAGCACCCGCCCGGCCGCCTGGTCGACGTCATCAGCAAGGACGCCCCGGTCAGCTGGACGGTACGGGACGCGCGCTGGCCGCTGCTGGAGCCCTCGCCCCCGGCCGCGCCCGCGCGCTGCCGAGCCGTCCTGGTCGGCAAGGTGCCCGGAGACGGCCTGGCCGCCTTCGTCGACGGCGACGCGCGGGCGGTGTCCGTGCTGGCCGACGCGCCGCTGGACGCGGACATCGCGGACATCGCGGGGGAGGCCGACCGTGTCCGAGCTGGGATCGAGGTCGTGGTCGACTGA
- a CDS encoding NAD(P)H-dependent oxidoreductase translates to MSELGSRSWSTEPAANVAVIYHSRKGTQHALALAAAAGARQAGAAVRLLRIPAIDADSQDLFDDSGRRPPAPTHDDLLWADGIVWGTPTHYGNVSASFKRFIDSTSDLWSRGLLADCAVTGMTSSTSPNGGQEATLLGLYRSMYHWGALVMSADPAAPGWQATGANPFGLSVCASYGKILDVEENAAQETGRRVARLANRTHALRDRIRGHTIRSLRHSRGTRVGVLFQDGDAELAQLAEALAAGVRDAGGEARVRRIPCLAGDAPVRATTAATAGTAATAGTAGTAATVPAEAEALPLADPDDVAWADALAWGAHPAAGSAPPELMRFLQATEAALPVEQYSNKAVTAFGTALDAHSGGESMLLSVYTAMHTWSALIVAPGYTDPVVTVAGGNPYGTLHVARNGLRKDDVLAAARHQGFRLATVTQRIGPAGPPD, encoded by the coding sequence GTGTCCGAGCTGGGATCGAGGTCGTGGTCGACTGAGCCGGCGGCGAACGTGGCGGTCATCTACCACTCGCGCAAGGGCACGCAGCACGCCCTGGCCCTGGCCGCCGCGGCCGGGGCCAGGCAAGCCGGCGCGGCCGTGCGCCTGCTGCGGATACCGGCCATCGACGCGGACTCGCAGGACCTGTTCGACGACTCCGGCCGCCGGCCGCCCGCGCCCACCCACGACGACCTGCTCTGGGCCGACGGCATCGTCTGGGGCACCCCGACGCACTACGGGAACGTCTCAGCCTCCTTCAAGCGCTTCATCGACTCCACCAGCGACCTGTGGTCCCGGGGGCTGCTCGCCGACTGCGCGGTCACCGGCATGACCAGCTCGACCAGCCCCAACGGCGGCCAGGAAGCCACGCTGCTGGGCCTGTACCGGAGCATGTACCACTGGGGCGCGCTGGTGATGTCGGCCGATCCCGCCGCCCCCGGCTGGCAGGCCACCGGAGCCAACCCCTTCGGCCTGTCCGTGTGCGCCAGCTACGGCAAGATCCTCGACGTCGAGGAGAACGCGGCGCAGGAGACCGGCCGCCGCGTCGCCCGGCTCGCGAATCGCACCCACGCGCTGCGGGACCGGATTCGGGGACATACCATCAGAAGTCTGCGACACAGCCGCGGTACCCGGGTCGGGGTCCTGTTCCAGGACGGGGACGCGGAGCTGGCGCAGCTCGCCGAGGCGCTCGCCGCCGGGGTGCGGGACGCGGGCGGTGAGGCGCGGGTGCGGCGGATTCCTTGCCTGGCCGGGGACGCGCCGGTTCGAGCTACCACGGCTGCCACGGCTGGCACGGCCGCCACGGCTGGCACGGCTGGCACGGCTGCCACGGTCCCGGCCGAGGCCGAGGCCCTGCCGTTGGCCGATCCCGACGACGTGGCCTGGGCGGACGCCCTGGCCTGGGGTGCGCACCCGGCCGCGGGATCGGCGCCGCCGGAGCTCATGCGCTTCCTGCAGGCGACCGAGGCCGCCCTTCCTGTGGAGCAGTACTCGAACAAGGCCGTGACGGCGTTCGGCACGGCCCTCGACGCGCACTCCGGCGGCGAATCGATGCTGCTGTCCGTCTACACGGCCATGCACACCTGGTCGGCGCTGATCGTCGCCCCCGGCTACACCGATCCGGTGGTGACCGTCGCGGGCGGCAACCCCTACGGCACGCTCCACGTCGCGCGCAACGGACTCCGGAAGGACGACGTCCTGGCCGCGGCCCGGCACCAGGGCTTCCGGCTGGCGACGGTGACCCAGCGGATCGGCCCGGCCGGTCCACCCGACTGA
- a CDS encoding xanthine dehydrogenase family protein subunit M — translation MRLYRPNTWDEALAVRSEHADAVPIAGGTDVMVALSRDHFRPPALLDLSLVAGIADWQEDGDRTRLGCGTTYTGFSERHALRMPGLAMAARDVGSRQVRNRGTIGGALGTASPTGDLHPMMLAADAEVELRSVRGARWVPAWQFYLASGSGRTALARDELIAGVRVPKPSGPQHFVKIGQRRGVVKAVCSVAVELDVRRRRARIGIGAVGDMPCRAFVAEDFLAAELDADAWDADEPLPDDLLRRFGDLVAGGLQARTDFRAGAAYRAHAVAVLVRRSLRKVWNDRRGEEVSCGSA, via the coding sequence ATGCGACTGTATCGGCCGAACACCTGGGACGAGGCGCTGGCCGTGCGCTCCGAGCACGCCGACGCCGTCCCGATCGCCGGCGGCACCGACGTGATGGTCGCCCTGAGCCGGGACCACTTCCGCCCGCCCGCGCTGCTCGACCTCAGCCTGGTCGCCGGGATCGCGGACTGGCAGGAGGACGGCGACCGGACACGCCTGGGCTGCGGGACCACCTACACCGGCTTCAGCGAGCGGCACGCGCTCCGCATGCCCGGCCTGGCCATGGCCGCGCGCGACGTCGGCTCCCGTCAGGTGCGCAACCGCGGCACGATCGGCGGCGCGCTGGGCACCGCCTCGCCGACCGGGGACCTGCACCCGATGATGCTGGCCGCCGACGCGGAGGTCGAACTGCGATCTGTGCGTGGCGCCCGCTGGGTTCCGGCGTGGCAGTTCTACCTGGCCTCCGGATCAGGGCGCACGGCTCTGGCGCGGGACGAACTGATAGCCGGCGTGCGCGTCCCCAAGCCGTCCGGACCGCAGCACTTCGTCAAGATCGGACAGCGCCGGGGCGTGGTGAAGGCGGTGTGCTCCGTCGCCGTCGAACTGGACGTCCGGCGCCGCCGGGCCCGGATCGGGATCGGGGCCGTGGGGGACATGCCCTGCCGGGCGTTCGTCGCGGAGGACTTCCTGGCCGCCGAACTGGATGCGGACGCCTGGGACGCCGACGAGCCGTTGCCCGACGACCTCCTGCGGCGGTTCGGCGACCTGGTGGCCGGCGGCCTGCAGGCCCGGACCGACTTCAGGGCCGGCGCCGCGTATCGCGCGCACGCGGTCGCCGTGCTCGTACGACGGAGCCTTCGCAAAGTGTGGAACGACCGGCGAGGCGAGGAGGTCTCATGCGGATCAGCGTGA
- a CDS encoding (2Fe-2S)-binding protein, which yields MRISVTVDGKTHSAEDVWAGESLLRLLRDRWGLTGVKNACEQGECGSCTVRLDGVLVNACLVPAMQADDREVGTVAGLGAAGDGPGLHPVQRAFLEAGAVQCGFCSPGMVMAAEDLLRRIPDPTEAEVRAELAGNLCRCTGYQAIVDAVRSAAGGDRDRAKGDRAKGDCAKGDRAGEGRLS from the coding sequence ATGCGGATCAGCGTGACCGTCGACGGCAAGACGCACAGCGCCGAGGACGTCTGGGCCGGCGAGAGCCTGCTGCGCCTGCTGCGGGACCGCTGGGGCCTGACAGGCGTCAAGAACGCCTGCGAACAAGGCGAATGTGGATCCTGCACGGTCCGCCTCGACGGTGTTCTGGTGAACGCCTGCCTGGTCCCGGCCATGCAGGCCGACGACCGGGAGGTGGGCACGGTGGCCGGGCTCGGCGCGGCCGGCGACGGACCGGGCCTGCACCCGGTGCAGCGCGCGTTCCTCGAGGCCGGCGCCGTGCAATGCGGCTTCTGCTCGCCGGGCATGGTGATGGCCGCCGAGGACCTGTTGCGCCGGATCCCGGACCCGACCGAGGCCGAGGTCCGGGCCGAGCTGGCCGGCAACCTGTGCCGCTGCACCGGCTATCAGGCGATCGTGGACGCGGTCCGGTCGGCGGCCGGGGGCGACCGAGACCGCGCCAAGGGAGACCGCGCCAAGGGAGATTGCGCCAAGGGAGACCGCGCCGGGGAGGGACGGCTTTCGTGA
- a CDS encoding xanthine dehydrogenase family protein molybdopterin-binding subunit, which yields MNDVIGGSPRRADGAAKISGVFEYSSDLVCDGMVWAATLRSPHAHARILAIDTEPARKLAGVRDVITHEDIPGRKLYGQMMVDQPVLAGDVVRYHGEPVAVVAAEDPETARLAAELIRVDYEVLTPVTDPVAATAPDSPAVHPGGNVLARKVIRRGSAQNGEFPQAAVVVRGEYTVGMQDHVFLGTESGLAVPDGDGGVRLHVATQWPHVDQEQVAASLGLDSDQVVVSMAGVGGAFGGREDLSVHIPACLIALRLGRPVKMVYSRTESFFGHVHRHPAVLRYEHGADPDGRLVYVKAEIFLDGGAYASSSPAIAGNAATHAVGPYAVPHVHAEAVAVYTNNPPCGAMRGFGTVQPCFGFESQMDRLAEAVGIDPVEIRLRNALSEGGSLPTGQVLDSAAPVAELLTRLRALPVPERTSDDPAIVRGVGYASCLKNAMFSEGFDDHSTANVRLRVVGGAPVATVTSAAAEVGQGVLGVKRQIVRTELGVAEVEVVGADTRFPSAGPASASRQTYMVGGAVRAACLEVREEVFALARARLGGSLAEHRDLAEHWDLAEDSVVDAAGEPLIGLAELLGETVIDRTSRFHHRTTEPLDPVNGQGDSAVTFGFAAHRAVVDVDLELGLVQVVELAIAQDVGRAVNPLALRGQLAGGTVQGVGLALMEELQVADGQVLNPSLSGYLIPTMADVPSVNVDLLELADPHAPYGIRGIGELPAISSTAAVAAAVRAATGRAVSRVPIRPEDLVDFS from the coding sequence GTGAACGACGTCATCGGCGGCAGCCCGCGGCGCGCGGACGGCGCCGCGAAGATCTCAGGGGTCTTCGAGTACTCCTCCGACCTGGTCTGCGACGGTATGGTGTGGGCCGCGACCCTGCGCAGCCCGCACGCCCACGCGCGGATCCTGGCCATCGACACCGAACCGGCCCGCAAGCTCGCCGGCGTGCGGGACGTGATCACCCACGAAGACATCCCCGGCCGCAAGCTCTACGGCCAGATGATGGTCGACCAGCCGGTCCTGGCCGGTGACGTCGTGCGCTACCACGGCGAGCCGGTCGCGGTCGTCGCGGCCGAGGACCCGGAGACCGCGCGCCTGGCGGCCGAGCTGATCCGGGTCGACTACGAGGTGCTCACGCCGGTCACCGACCCCGTCGCGGCCACGGCACCGGATTCCCCCGCGGTGCACCCGGGCGGGAACGTGTTGGCCCGTAAGGTGATCCGCCGCGGCTCGGCGCAGAACGGCGAGTTCCCGCAGGCCGCCGTCGTCGTGCGCGGCGAGTACACGGTGGGCATGCAGGACCACGTGTTCCTGGGCACCGAGTCGGGGCTGGCCGTGCCCGACGGCGACGGCGGCGTCCGGCTGCACGTGGCGACCCAGTGGCCGCACGTGGACCAGGAACAAGTCGCCGCCTCGCTCGGCCTGGACTCCGACCAGGTGGTGGTGAGCATGGCCGGGGTCGGCGGGGCGTTCGGCGGCCGCGAAGACCTGTCGGTGCACATCCCGGCCTGTCTCATCGCCCTGCGTCTGGGGCGCCCGGTGAAGATGGTCTACTCCCGCACCGAGTCGTTCTTCGGCCACGTGCACCGCCATCCGGCGGTCCTGCGCTACGAGCACGGCGCCGACCCGGACGGCCGGCTGGTCTACGTCAAGGCCGAGATCTTCCTGGACGGCGGGGCCTACGCCTCCAGCTCCCCGGCCATCGCCGGGAACGCGGCCACGCACGCCGTCGGCCCCTATGCCGTGCCCCATGTGCACGCCGAGGCCGTGGCGGTCTACACGAACAACCCGCCGTGCGGCGCGATGCGGGGGTTCGGCACCGTCCAGCCGTGCTTCGGCTTCGAGAGCCAGATGGACCGGCTCGCCGAGGCGGTGGGCATCGATCCGGTGGAGATCAGGCTTCGCAACGCCCTGAGCGAGGGCGGCAGCCTGCCGACCGGCCAGGTGCTGGACAGCGCGGCCCCGGTGGCCGAACTGCTGACCCGGCTGCGCGCGCTGCCGGTCCCGGAGCGGACCTCGGACGATCCGGCGATCGTCCGGGGCGTGGGCTACGCGAGCTGCCTGAAGAACGCGATGTTCTCCGAGGGCTTCGACGACCACTCCACGGCGAACGTCCGGCTCCGCGTGGTCGGCGGGGCGCCGGTCGCGACGGTGACGAGCGCGGCGGCGGAGGTGGGGCAGGGCGTCCTCGGGGTGAAGCGGCAGATCGTCCGGACCGAACTCGGGGTCGCCGAGGTCGAGGTGGTCGGCGCCGACACCCGGTTCCCGTCCGCGGGGCCCGCCTCGGCGTCACGGCAGACCTACATGGTCGGCGGCGCGGTCCGCGCGGCCTGCCTGGAGGTCCGCGAGGAGGTCTTCGCCCTGGCCCGGGCGCGGCTCGGCGGGTCGCTCGCCGAGCATCGGGACCTGGCCGAGCACTGGGATCTGGCCGAGGACTCGGTCGTCGACGCGGCCGGCGAGCCGCTGATCGGCCTGGCGGAACTGCTGGGGGAGACCGTCATCGACCGGACCAGCCGGTTCCACCACCGGACCACCGAGCCGCTGGATCCGGTCAACGGGCAGGGCGACTCCGCGGTGACGTTCGGCTTCGCCGCGCACCGCGCCGTCGTCGACGTGGACCTGGAATTGGGGCTGGTCCAGGTCGTCGAGCTGGCCATCGCTCAGGACGTCGGGCGAGCGGTCAACCCGCTGGCGCTGCGGGGACAGCTGGCCGGCGGGACCGTGCAGGGAGTCGGGCTGGCGTTGATGGAAGAGCTCCAGGTCGCCGACGGGCAGGTGCTCAACCCGTCCCTGTCCGGATACCTGATCCCCACGATGGCCGATGTGCCGTCGGTGAACGTGGACCTTTTGGAACTCGCTGATCCACACGCGCCCTACGGGATCCGGGGCATCGGGGAGCTGCCGGCGATCTCGTCCACGGCCGCGGTGGCCGCGGCCGTGCGCGCGGCGACCGGACGCGCGGTGAGCAGGGTGCCGATCCGGCCGGAGGACCTGGTGGATTTCAGCTGA
- a CDS encoding GNAT family N-acetyltransferase → MTSGQTDYFADPLGGLPDAAWDEIAGERFYSTALWLRLCGLPAGSTSGGLHVELPGGGRAALPIAAVEREPNPNSRWQDLLTARGLPSPASQGILVGARRGYLSHVMTTPGADRTVAAEHLLKAVRSLPAPRADVPPAQVAMYLTTEDVLLLRACGVDTVPVALNSDAWIAIPEGGREAWLRTLSSGRRTSIRREMRMFEEAGYQVEEMSLGDAHEHVARLLARTELRYGRSPDVEALIRSFRAQGEVAGEHGRVLLCSKEGQPPVAFCLFYRRDDTVYLRAVGFDYDRLDGAGEYFNLAYYLPSQLPGVRWLHAGISSQEVKAARGAVLRPLWLLDLSERSVLTGMDEEIRAHNAGFVAKLRASSPIIGRALDTGLWDAFS, encoded by the coding sequence ATGACCAGTGGCCAGACCGACTACTTCGCCGATCCTCTCGGCGGGCTGCCGGACGCGGCCTGGGACGAGATCGCCGGCGAACGCTTCTACTCCACCGCACTGTGGCTGCGCCTGTGCGGACTCCCCGCCGGAAGCACCTCCGGCGGCCTGCACGTCGAGCTGCCCGGCGGCGGCCGGGCCGCGCTGCCGATCGCCGCGGTCGAGCGCGAACCGAATCCGAACTCACGCTGGCAGGACCTCCTGACCGCCCGGGGACTGCCGAGCCCCGCGTCCCAGGGAATCCTCGTCGGCGCGCGCCGCGGCTATCTCAGCCACGTGATGACGACCCCCGGCGCGGACCGCACCGTGGCCGCGGAGCATCTGCTGAAGGCCGTGCGCTCCCTGCCGGCTCCGCGCGCCGACGTCCCGCCGGCTCAGGTCGCGATGTACCTGACCACCGAGGACGTGCTGCTGCTGCGCGCCTGCGGCGTGGACACCGTCCCGGTCGCGCTGAACTCGGACGCTTGGATCGCGATTCCGGAGGGCGGCCGGGAGGCGTGGCTGCGCACGCTCTCGTCCGGACGCCGCACCAGCATCCGCCGGGAGATGCGGATGTTCGAGGAGGCCGGCTACCAGGTCGAGGAAATGAGCCTGGGCGACGCCCACGAGCACGTGGCACGCCTGCTGGCCCGCACCGAGCTGCGCTATGGCCGCTCCCCCGACGTCGAGGCGCTCATCCGGTCCTTCCGGGCGCAGGGCGAGGTCGCCGGAGAGCACGGCAGGGTCCTGCTGTGCTCGAAGGAGGGACAACCGCCCGTCGCCTTCTGTCTGTTCTACCGCCGGGACGACACCGTCTACCTGCGTGCGGTCGGCTTCGACTACGACCGGCTCGACGGAGCCGGCGAGTACTTCAACCTCGCGTACTACCTGCCCAGTCAGCTCCCCGGAGTGCGGTGGCTGCACGCCGGCATCTCCTCCCAGGAGGTCAAGGCCGCGCGGGGCGCGGTGCTGCGTCCGCTGTGGCTGCTGGACCTCAGCGAACGCAGCGTCCTGACCGGCATGGACGAGGAGATCCGGGCCCACAACGCGGGTTTCGTGGCGAAGCTGAGGGCCTCCTCGCCGATCATCGGCCGGGCGCTCGACACCGGGCTCTGGGACGCCTTCAGCTGA
- a CDS encoding MFS transporter: MSGEGPHAAVPRQRRPTRTAMLVALGIDALGSGLYLPLSLLYFTLVVGLPLRDVGLALSAATALTLPVPLLAGACADRFGARRIVVAAQVLQGVGFCGYLFVHGIAALLVAALLVGIGERSYWTTVFTFVAETSAGRQLDAWYARISVTRSLGTGSGALLAGLVVGSGRHGLYEAAIIANAVSFGVAAILLATMVTDDRTGDRTADGPGRAGNTGKTGKTEKTSKTGKTGNTGSAGQAAGGYRTVLRDRPFLAFTATNLAYSLCLTTVVVALPVYVVKGLAGPGWLAGTLFTVNTAVLVLTQALVTRTVAVHRRTRVLAAAGVLWVLWSLAMAAGPRVPHAALIPFLIAGMLVFTVAEMMQSPTSTALAAAASITELRGRYMAVYQYGYQVAKIIAPILFTQLFVVGPGLPWLVLAILTACAIPALLLLERSLPAEALRPKPPEEAPDPSDEAASEKETSR, from the coding sequence ATGAGCGGGGAAGGTCCACACGCCGCGGTCCCCCGGCAGCGGCGTCCGACCAGGACGGCGATGCTCGTCGCGCTCGGCATCGACGCGCTGGGCAGCGGTCTGTATCTGCCGTTGTCGCTGCTCTACTTCACCCTGGTGGTCGGGCTGCCCCTGCGGGACGTGGGCCTGGCCCTGAGTGCCGCGACCGCCTTGACGCTCCCGGTGCCGCTGCTCGCCGGGGCCTGCGCCGACCGGTTCGGCGCGCGCCGCATCGTGGTGGCCGCGCAGGTGCTGCAGGGCGTGGGGTTCTGCGGCTACCTGTTCGTGCACGGCATCGCGGCCCTGCTCGTCGCGGCCCTGCTGGTCGGGATCGGGGAGCGGTCCTACTGGACCACCGTGTTCACCTTCGTCGCCGAGACCTCCGCCGGCCGCCAGCTCGACGCCTGGTACGCCCGCATCTCGGTGACCCGGAGCCTGGGGACCGGGTCGGGCGCGCTGCTGGCCGGCCTCGTGGTCGGCTCGGGACGCCACGGGCTGTACGAGGCCGCGATCATCGCCAACGCCGTGAGCTTCGGGGTGGCGGCGATCCTGCTGGCCACGATGGTCACCGACGACCGGACCGGCGACCGGACCGCCGACGGGCCCGGTCGGGCCGGGAACACGGGGAAGACCGGCAAGACAGAGAAAACCAGCAAGACAGGCAAGACGGGCAATACAGGAAGCGCCGGCCAGGCCGCGGGCGGCTACCGCACCGTCCTGCGCGACCGGCCGTTCCTGGCCTTCACCGCCACCAACCTCGCCTACTCCCTGTGCCTGACGACCGTCGTCGTCGCCCTGCCGGTGTACGTGGTCAAGGGCCTGGCCGGGCCCGGCTGGCTGGCCGGGACCCTGTTCACCGTCAACACCGCCGTGCTGGTCCTGACCCAGGCCCTGGTCACCAGGACCGTCGCGGTCCACCGGCGCACCCGGGTGCTGGCCGCGGCCGGCGTCCTGTGGGTCCTGTGGTCCCTGGCGATGGCCGCCGGCCCCCGCGTCCCGCACGCCGCGCTGATCCCGTTCCTGATCGCCGGCATGCTGGTGTTCACGGTCGCCGAGATGATGCAGTCGCCGACCTCGACCGCGCTGGCCGCGGCGGCCAGCATCACCGAGCTGCGGGGCCGCTACATGGCCGTCTACCAGTACGGCTATCAGGTCGCGAAGATCATCGCCCCGATCCTGTTCACCCAGCTGTTCGTGGTCGGTCCCGGTCTGCCCTGGCTCGTGCTGGCGATCCTGACAGCCTGCGCGATCCCCGCCCTGCTGCTGCTGGAACGCAGCCTGCCCGCCGAGGCCCTGCGGCCCAAGCCGCCGGAGGAAGCACCGGATCCGTCGGACGAAGCCGCCTCGGAGAAGGAGACATCGCGATGA
- a CDS encoding ArsR/SmtB family transcription factor: protein MPSADDPLSMLRAIAHPTRLGMLRQLAATPETCACDFTELFAVRQPTISQHLKVLREAGLVRTRREGTKICYSVRPEAVARLAELVQSLQPPAQDPLAAPPSPGPGTRSRSRATASHGA, encoded by the coding sequence ATGCCCTCCGCCGATGACCCGCTGAGCATGCTGCGAGCGATCGCCCACCCGACCCGTCTGGGCATGCTGCGCCAGCTCGCGGCCACGCCCGAGACCTGCGCCTGCGACTTCACGGAACTGTTCGCGGTCCGCCAGCCCACGATCTCCCAGCATCTGAAGGTGCTGCGGGAGGCGGGCCTGGTGCGGACCCGGCGTGAGGGTACGAAGATCTGCTATTCGGTCCGGCCGGAAGCCGTCGCGCGGTTGGCGGAGCTCGTCCAGTCGCTCCAGCCGCCGGCGCAGGACCCGCTCGCCGCGCCGCCCTCGCCGGGCCCGGGAACGCGGAGCCGTTCCCGGGCGACGGCCTCACACGGCGCCTAG